One window from the genome of Marinobacter sp. LV10R510-11A encodes:
- a CDS encoding ABC transporter permease, with product MSNSQTRGVATKRAYVIAIAVILFFWQVAAWFLPDFLMPDVHTAIVRLWEELNSAEFYEGLGNSMTRLGAGYGAALFFGILLGLVGGTINAVRGPLKAAIIILQSIPSIAWVPLFLILMGFGNLPIIVVVAIGAFFPTALSVMNATESVEKVHISAARVMGASKVQMLKRVYFPAVTPELITGAQLAFGNAWRALISAEMIVGFSPGLGKSLAYSGEIADMTGVMTNILVIAILAAVIDQVILERIKHRLLRYQYL from the coding sequence ATGAGCAATAGCCAGACAAGGGGCGTCGCTACTAAGCGGGCTTATGTGATTGCCATCGCCGTTATCCTGTTTTTCTGGCAGGTAGCGGCATGGTTTCTGCCCGACTTCCTGATGCCAGACGTTCACACCGCGATCGTGCGATTGTGGGAGGAGCTGAACAGCGCCGAGTTCTATGAGGGGCTTGGTAACAGCATGACACGGCTTGGAGCTGGTTACGGTGCGGCGTTGTTCTTCGGAATCCTTCTGGGGCTTGTTGGCGGCACGATAAATGCGGTGCGGGGGCCCCTCAAGGCGGCCATTATTATTCTGCAATCCATTCCGTCGATTGCCTGGGTGCCACTATTCCTGATTCTGATGGGCTTCGGTAATTTGCCAATCATCGTTGTTGTGGCGATTGGCGCGTTTTTCCCCACCGCGCTGAGTGTCATGAATGCAACGGAAAGTGTCGAAAAGGTGCACATTTCTGCCGCACGAGTAATGGGGGCGTCCAAAGTACAGATGCTGAAGCGCGTGTACTTTCCCGCGGTCACTCCAGAGTTGATTACCGGGGCGCAGCTGGCTTTTGGTAATGCCTGGCGTGCGTTGATATCTGCCGAAATGATTGTGGGTTTCAGCCCCGGGCTTGGTAAATCCCTTGCTTATTCGGGAGAGATTGCAGACATGACCGGAGTGATGACGAACATACTGGTTATTGCAATTTTGGCTGCGGTGATCGACCAAGTGATTCTTGAGCGCATCAAGCACCGGTTACTTCGGTATCAATATCTTTAA